Proteins encoded within one genomic window of Candidatus Dormiibacterota bacterium:
- a CDS encoding cytochrome c-type biogenesis protein CcmH yields MRPDPRRAPASSARPAARRILILLALTFFIPAAFPLSSGARAADLTPQQQVEGRLMCFCGCSDLTVRVCTCGTADSIRQEIAGRLANGETPDQVVAAFVAQHGEQMRSAPTKSGFDLVAWVTPFLVLFLAGAALVVVVRRWGSVRTSPAAPGAPPAMDLPAPTPAEERARERVRRELRERR; encoded by the coding sequence GTGCGGCCTGATCCCCGCCGCGCGCCCGCGTCATCCGCCCGTCCGGCCGCCCGGCGAATTCTCATTCTCCTCGCCCTCACGTTTTTCATCCCGGCGGCGTTCCCCTTGTCGTCCGGCGCGCGGGCTGCGGACCTGACGCCCCAGCAGCAGGTCGAAGGGCGACTCATGTGCTTTTGCGGCTGCTCGGACCTGACCGTGCGCGTCTGCACGTGCGGGACGGCCGACTCCATAAGGCAGGAGATCGCCGGACGTCTGGCCAACGGGGAGACTCCCGACCAGGTCGTGGCGGCGTTCGTGGCGCAGCACGGCGAGCAGATGCGCTCGGCGCCGACCAAGTCCGGATTCGACCTCGTCGCCTGGGTCACGCCGTTTCTGGTTCTCTTCCTCGCCGGCGCGGCACTCGTCGTCGTGGTGCGCCGCTGGGGCTCCGTGAGGACGTCCCCGGCGGCCCCCGGAGCGCCGCCGGCGATGGACCTCCCTGCCCCGACGCCCGCGGAGGAGAGGGCGCGGGAGCGCGTCCGCCGCGAGCTGAGGGAACGACGCTGA